A single region of the Deltaproteobacteria bacterium genome encodes:
- the era gene encoding GTPase Era, whose protein sequence is MFKSGFIGIIGRPNVGKSTLLNEIIGEKIAITTHKPQTTRNRIMGIKNIESGQLIFLDTPGIHKATTPLNQFMVATATDTFRSADILLLLVEATEGVHRDDQLIIDSLKNVRLPVILLINKIDLVRKDNILPFIDQLQRLFPFSEIIPISALTGDGISILIEQIWKLLPEGPRYFPDDVMTDRTERFIAAEIIREKIILFTHQEIPYTTAVVVDSFKEDEEKNLIRIQATINVAKDSQKGILIGKKGSMLKEIGTRARLDMEKFFASKIYLELFVRVSKDWTHDARMLKEFGYTDKT, encoded by the coding sequence ATGTTCAAATCAGGATTCATCGGCATTATCGGCAGACCGAATGTGGGAAAGTCGACTCTTCTCAATGAAATCATCGGTGAAAAGATTGCCATTACCACCCATAAGCCCCAGACCACGCGAAACAGGATCATGGGCATCAAGAATATCGAAAGCGGGCAACTGATCTTCCTCGATACACCGGGCATTCATAAGGCGACAACACCGCTGAATCAATTCATGGTAGCCACGGCAACGGATACCTTCAGAAGTGCCGACATTCTTCTGCTGCTTGTGGAAGCCACTGAAGGTGTTCATCGCGACGACCAGTTGATTATTGATTCCCTTAAGAACGTCAGACTGCCCGTAATTCTGCTTATCAATAAAATCGACCTTGTGCGGAAGGATAATATTCTCCCCTTTATCGACCAGTTGCAGCGACTTTTTCCTTTTTCCGAGATTATCCCGATCTCCGCCCTGACCGGTGATGGCATCTCCATCCTTATAGAACAGATATGGAAGCTTCTGCCTGAAGGCCCCAGGTACTTTCCTGATGATGTGATGACCGACCGAACCGAACGTTTTATTGCTGCAGAGATCATCAGAGAAAAGATCATCCTTTTCACCCATCAGGAAATCCCCTATACAACAGCAGTTGTCGTGGATTCATTCAAAGAAGATGAAGAGAAAAACCTGATACGCATCCAGGCAACGATCAATGTGGCGAAAGACTCACAAAAAGGGATTCTTATCGGCAAAAAGGGCTCCATGCTCAAAGAGATCGGCACGCGTGCACGGCTGGACATGGAAAAATTCTTTGCCTCAAAGATTTACTTAGAATTGTTTGTCCGAGTGAGTAAAGACTGGACCCATGATGCACGGATGCTCAAGGAATTCGGATATACGGACAAAACATAA